CATGACCGGGCGGTGGGACTTGATACCTCAATTTCCTTTGTACGGGCCGCCCGGGAACTTGCCGCCAAAAAAAGACTGGCATTTGAATTGATCATGGAAGGGCAGATTACGGAAAAACGCTCATGTGAGCTGGACCCCGCATTTGGTTTTGAACAGGCTGAATTTATTGTTGCCGATGCCATGGCATTGCCTTTTCGTTCCCGGCGGTTTTCATCGGTAAGTTCGGTCAATATTCTTGAAAAGGTGCCGGACCCGTTGCTGCATTTGGCTGAAGCCAACCGGGTCATGGTTGAAAAAGATGCCCGGTTCCTTTTTTCCGATCCCTTTTCCTGGGACGAGAATGTCAACAGCCCTGAGTTTTGGCTTGGGGGCACCAACGAAGGACCTTTCAAGGGGTTTGGCATGGATAATATCTGCAGAATACTCCAGGACCCGGAATCTGTGTTCTCTCCGGGATTTGCGATTCAGGATATGGGGCAGGTGTTGTGGAAAATCAGGAAAACCCAAAATTTGTGGGAGCATATTACCTCCCAGTTTGTTGTTGCCCAAAGAGAAACGATATAGAGGGAGGTATTTGGTTTGGCAGAACAGAAACCAGGAATATGCGGCTTATGTTTCCACAGCCCCGGGTGCGGTGTTATTGTACATTTTGATGATGACGGTAGGATTGACCGCCTCACCCCTGATCCCGAGGCGCCCATGGGTGAAGTGCTTTGTCCCATGGCGGCTAGTGCAAAACAGATTATCTATTCCGATGCCCGTATCAAACAACCGTTGAAACGGAAAGGGCCCAAGGGAAAGCTGGATTTTGAACCTATCAGTTGGGAAGATGCCTTTGATATTATCGCTGAAAAGATGGCGGCCATTAAGGCGGAACACGGCCCCCAGGCCCTGGGGTTCTACGCCGGTACAGGGTCCTACGAGCGGGCCTTTAAGGATGCATTCCAGCTCGGCGGTTCCCACATTTATCTTGCTTCAAGCATTTTGTTTCCCTATGGATCGCCAAATACTTTTGGCGTGGGCGCACCTTGCTACACCTCCCTGGGTGTGTTGGCACCCCAGGTGACATGTGGTTGTCTGCACACGGACATGTTTTCCGATGTGGATAATTCAGATCTTATTTTTGTTTGGGGGACGGACCCGTCCACATCTACGCCCCCGGCTATGTTCGGACGCCTGGTCCGGGCAGCCCATGAAGGGGCAAGGATCATTGTCATTGATCCCAGGCAGACTGCGTCTGCCAAGCTGCCGGACAGTCTGTGGGTGCCCATTCGGCCGGGCTCTGACGGCGCCCTTGCTCTGGGGCTGTGTCATATTCTGATCCGGGAAAATTTAATTGATCAGGCCTTTGTGCAGGAGTGGACTGTTGGGTATGATGAGTTTGCCGAATATGTCGAGGAATTTACCCCTGGAAACGTTGCGGATATCACCGGTGTACCCGAGGAACTGATTATGGAGCTGGCCGAAGAGATTGCCGATGCCGAGGGTGCAAGCTATGTGATGTATACAGGTTTGGAATACACCAAATCCGGCGTCCAGAACATCCGGGCCGTTATGGTACTCTGGGCTTTGGCTGGACAACTGGATGTTGAGGGGGGGCGTTGTTTTGTCCCCCGTGAAAATCAGATTCATTTGAGCAAAGATCACCAGATTCCAAGCCCTGGGTTTGAAAAATCTATTGGTGCAGGCCATTTTCCGGCCTACGCCCATTTCTGCGGTGGAGAGCCCCATGCCAACCGTTTGCCCAAGTCCATTTTAGATGGAGAGCCGTATAAGATCCACGGCTTGTTTATTCTTGGTGCATCCATTCTGACCTCCTGGCCTAATCCCATTTTGTGGCAAAAGGCGTTTGATGCTCTGGATTTTATGGTCTCCATTGATCTGCAGCTGACCCGGGATGCGGCTTGGGCGGATATTGTGCTGCCGGCCACCACTGCTTTTGAGCAATCATCCTATTGCTTTTACGGTAATGCGGTGCGGTTGCGCGAAAAAATGATTGATCCGGTAGGGGACAGCAAGCCCTGCTTCACCATTTTAACGGAACTTGCCCAAAGACTTGGATATGCCGAGAAGTTCCCTGGGGATGAGGCTGAACTGCTGGATCTGGTTTTAAACGGTACCGGTATTACCCGGGCGGATATGGAACAGAATAAGCGGCTGACAGTACGCAAGACCGCAGACCCCATGACTTACCGGAAATGGGAAACAGGTGGCTTGCGAAAAGACGGGCAACCTGGCTTTGAAACGCCTTCCGGTAAGTTTGAGATTAAATCAACCCTTCTTGAACAGATGGGGTATGACGGACTGCCAAAGTATGAAGAGTCCTTTGAAACCCCTGTCAGTCGGCCTTTGTTAAGCAACCGCTTTCCTTTGATCCTTGGCACGGGGCCCTTTAAGCCGGACATGAAATCCTGTCTGCGGGCCATACCTGATTTTATTGAAAAATATCCGGATCCCATGGTCCAGATGAATCCAGAGGATGCGGCAAAACGAAAGATTGAAACCGGCGATACGGTTGTGGTGAAAACGGCCCGGGCGTTTGTGGAGATGCGCGCCGATGTAACACAAAAGGTGATGAAAGGGTTTGTGTATGCACCGGTGGGCGGCGGTGGTCCATTAGGTCCTGAGTCCTGGCGGAAAGCCAATGTTAATGTGCTTACCGATCTTGAGCAGTTCGATCCCATTTCAGGGTTTCCCGTGTACAAAACCCTGATGTGCCAGGTGAAAAAGAAACGCAGAAAGCGCACCATTGTCATCCAGGATCCAAGTTTGGGGTGTGTTGGGTGATGCTTGCCGTTAAATGAAAAAGTAAATACAAAAGGGGAAAACTATAAGGTTTTCCCCTTTTGAGATATGTGCCGCAAACGGTTAAAAAGTTAACCGATTGTCGGAATAATTACATTTTTTTATGGCAGTCACCACATTTGGTTCCGACTTTCAGGCCTTTTTCCTTGTGGCAGCCAATGCAGTTTTCATGGAAGGCTGATTCAAGATGCATAATGTCAACGGGTTTTTTCTTGTATTT
This window of the uncultured Desulfobacter sp. genome carries:
- a CDS encoding methyltransferase domain-containing protein encodes the protein MKKWLIEELICPQCLDSENVLNLDSLTETGDDIIKGHLVCPQCKQVYEIHEGVAVVVPEQTLPVIQDATGYNSFSMLSSYLWSHYSEFFNGPDATDAYQKWARAFGSQRSGWALDIGCSVGRLTFEMTKTHDRAVGLDTSISFVRAARELAAKKRLAFELIMEGQITEKRSCELDPAFGFEQAEFIVADAMALPFRSRRFSSVSSVNILEKVPDPLLHLAEANRVMVEKDARFLFSDPFSWDENVNSPEFWLGGTNEGPFKGFGMDNICRILQDPESVFSPGFAIQDMGQVLWKIRKTQNLWEHITSQFVVAQRETI
- a CDS encoding molybdopterin-dependent oxidoreductase; the encoded protein is MAEQKPGICGLCFHSPGCGVIVHFDDDGRIDRLTPDPEAPMGEVLCPMAASAKQIIYSDARIKQPLKRKGPKGKLDFEPISWEDAFDIIAEKMAAIKAEHGPQALGFYAGTGSYERAFKDAFQLGGSHIYLASSILFPYGSPNTFGVGAPCYTSLGVLAPQVTCGCLHTDMFSDVDNSDLIFVWGTDPSTSTPPAMFGRLVRAAHEGARIIVIDPRQTASAKLPDSLWVPIRPGSDGALALGLCHILIRENLIDQAFVQEWTVGYDEFAEYVEEFTPGNVADITGVPEELIMELAEEIADAEGASYVMYTGLEYTKSGVQNIRAVMVLWALAGQLDVEGGRCFVPRENQIHLSKDHQIPSPGFEKSIGAGHFPAYAHFCGGEPHANRLPKSILDGEPYKIHGLFILGASILTSWPNPILWQKAFDALDFMVSIDLQLTRDAAWADIVLPATTAFEQSSYCFYGNAVRLREKMIDPVGDSKPCFTILTELAQRLGYAEKFPGDEAELLDLVLNGTGITRADMEQNKRLTVRKTADPMTYRKWETGGLRKDGQPGFETPSGKFEIKSTLLEQMGYDGLPKYEESFETPVSRPLLSNRFPLILGTGPFKPDMKSCLRAIPDFIEKYPDPMVQMNPEDAAKRKIETGDTVVVKTARAFVEMRADVTQKVMKGFVYAPVGGGGPLGPESWRKANVNVLTDLEQFDPISGFPVYKTLMCQVKKKRRKRTIVIQDPSLGCVG